From one Dermatophagoides farinae isolate YC_2012a chromosome 5, ASM2471394v1, whole genome shotgun sequence genomic stretch:
- the LOC124499409 gene encoding LOW QUALITY PROTEIN: uncharacterized protein LOC124499409 (The sequence of the model RefSeq protein was modified relative to this genomic sequence to represent the inferred CDS: inserted 2 bases in 1 codon) encodes MYLGLVVCGQNTSSIMIMISLLIIIIMVNDIIFECNHFIFVQCRFDFNRIKFEKKQALLYKQIQLRCSLRPEDSIDSFMVIKNNNNNDNNNVRPFHHHHHXHQRHYGGSFNHHHHHFKSNLQKSMTDVVMLIFWFKGLNSKAPFLTIDTRDHYISGGDYQQMTTSAKPLEMIINKQAAISRVNFESKLNFLKFNFSNVSNEAMFQTNGVTDSFLERTTYRIDYQQQLAYLFIERILAEDEGIYRCRVDFRHSRTINWFIHVELIIPPTKVFIRDHNHTLITDGGLAGPYLEGQYIELICETKQAKPLPQVLWYEGSTLIDDSYELVSDSDSRHNNVSTESSDMNTFNYLYKTLVRARNRLKLIQPLIRQDLFRQFRCIAMNSEMIEPVASMVQIDLILPPINVEIVLDTKEAFHKGQDAQILCRSYGSRPVAQIHWYRNGQRILSRIEDYYDIEQNVSRSIMNFVPDENDDGIEIVCQSINIRLDQNQAVQDQHRITVHYMPIIQLSLYETNEQNLLAENSSIRLWCRINANPFPNKSAIWFFNSTRITESNDRFTILDNNQLLIDCLRSEYHDGYYYCLAENSQGRNRSNDFLLQVSYVPRCRNSETSISVAINQTKAIVCEVDARPSLVYFNWHHNNNNNGTSITVNRLKYTTRGSTQSILMFTPRDHYDYGQLSCVAQNSVGKTVKPCIYTIRPYGPPEPIYKCIVDIFDTRYLSSSSSSSSSQLYNDGDDDDEKLAQSPLIKCQYNYNSGVDGGSGIDTYCQLEIYRSIDNILIWNITNNVEQIDSCVFDFPISWLMANISDHGENRIQINVRTFNQQGSSKPYVFHTHLPIAPSSSSSSPPSSIFTTSQSSNSLIPLILNHISDLNDTSSMNDDDDDANKLVPFVWDLSNIQHKGQKLFKLLTDNGNWIFAFVFLLLAILMGFLVRTVVRIQQLKQNNHHDEHIIRKRYSLPITNSNDDQPQDRTFELEMITSLQQQQQHQQQQHCLIEHFDHCPLYDRQLQTIIQSRNNSQHVHFTSNDNDDDDGNDGEQFFNYMDDDDNRCLELLQYRNGNFIKSKQTNPTTDDCSSSLVITLV; translated from the exons ATGTACTTGGGCCTGGTTGTTTGTGGCCAGaatacatcatcaattatgattatgatttcattattaatcattattataatggtCAACGATATAATATTCGAATGtaatcatttcatatttgttcaatgtcgatttgattttaatagaattaaatttgaaaaaaaacaagcactTCTTTATAAACAAATCCAGCTTCGATGTTCATTACGACCGGAagattcaatcgattcatttatggttatcaaaaacaacaacaacaacgacaacaacaatgtaaggccttttcatcatcatcatca ccatcaacGCCATTATGGTGGCTcctttaatcatcatcatcatcattttaaatcCAATCTACAGAAATCGATGACCGATGTTGTTATGTTAATATTTTGGTTCAAAggattaaattcaaaagcACCATTTTTGACAATAGATACTCGTGATCATTATATTAGTGGTGGTGACTACCAACAGATGACGACATCTGCTAAACCCTTggaaatgatcatcaacaaacagGCTGCCATCTCTCGCgttaattttgaatcaaaattgaattttttaaaatttaatttctcCAATGTTTCGAATGAAGCCATGTTCCAAACGAACGGTGTGACTGATTCATTTTTGGAACGTACAACCTATCgaattgattatcaacagCAATTGGCCTATCTTTTCATTGAACGAATTTTAGCCGAAGACGAAGGTATCTATCGATGTAGAGTGGATTTTCGTCATTCTCGTACAATCAATTGGTTCATTCACGTAGAATTGATCA TTCCTCCCACCAAAGTGTTCATTCGTGATCATAATCACACATTAATCACCGACGGTGGCCTTGCTGGACCTTATCTCGAAGGACAATACATTGAATTAATCTGTGAAACTAAACAAG CCAAACCATTACCACAAGTGCTTTGGTATGAAGGttcaacattgattgatgattccTATGAACTTGTTTCGGATTCTGATTCTCGACACAACAATGTTTCAACGGAATCATCGGATATGAATACTTTCAACTATCTATATAAAACATTAGTACGTGCAAGAAATCGATTAAAATTGATACAGCCATTAATACGACAGGATCTTTTCCGTCAATTTCGTTGTATAGCAATGAATAGTGAAATGATTGAACCAGTGGCAAGTATGGTTCAAATTGATCTTATAC TGCCTCCAATCAATGTTGAAATAGTGTTAGACACAAAAGAAGCCTTTCATAAAGGACAGGATGCACAAATTCTATGTCGATCATATGGATCACGTCCAGTGGCACAAATACATTGGTATAGAAATGGACAAAGAATTCTTTCTCGTATCGA AGATTATTATgacattgaacaaaatgtttccagaagtataatgaattttgtaccagatgaaaatgatgatggtattgaaattgtttgtcaatcaatcaatatacgATTGGATCAAAATCAAGCTGTCCAGGATCAACATCGTATCACTGTTCATT atatGCCAATCatacaattatcattatatgaaacaaatgaacagaaTTTATTGGCAGAAAATTCTTCCATTCGTCTTTGGTGTCGAATAAATGCAAATCCATTTCCTAACAAATCGGCTATAtggtttttcaattcaactcGTATAACAGAATCGAATGATC GATTCACCATTttagataataatcaactattgattgattgtctTCGATCTGAATATCatgatggttattattattgtttggcAGAAAATTCTCAAGGACGTAATCGAagtaatgattttttattacaaGTTTCTT ATGTTCCTAGATGTCGTAACAGTGAAACATCTATTTCTGTTGcaattaatcaaacaaaagcAATCGTCTGCGAAGTGGATGCACGACCATCTTTAGTATATTTCAATTggcatcataataataataataatggtacaTCGATCACTGTTAATCGTCTTAAATATACAACTCGTGGTAGTACACAAAGTATTCTTATGTTCACTCCAcgtgatcattatgattatggccAATTGTCTTGCGTGGCTCAAAATTCAGTTGGTAAAACTGTAAAACCGTGCATCTATACTATCAGACCATATGGTCCACCGGAACCTATTTATAAATGTATCGTTGATATTTTCGATACAAGATATCTgagcagtagtagtagtagtagcagcagccaattatataatgatggtgatgatgatgatgaaaaattggcACAATCACCGTTAATAAAGTGCcaatataattataatagCGGTGTTGATGGTGGTAGTGGTATCGATACCTATTGTCAACTTGAAatttatcgatcaatcgataatattCTAATATGGAATATTACCAATAATGTGgaacaaattgattcatgTGTATTTGATTTTCCTATTTCATGGTTAATGGCTAACATTTCCGATCATGGTGAAAATCGTATTCAAATTAATGTTCGaacattcaatcaacaaGGATCAAGTAAACCATATGTATTCCATACTCATCTACCAATtgcaccatcatcatcatcatcatcaccgccatcatcaatattcacGACatctcaatcatcaaattcattgatacCTCTCATATTGAATCATATAAGCGATTTAAATGATAcgtcatcaatgaatgatgatgatgatgatgcaaataAACTTGTTCCTTTTGTTTGGGATCTTTCAAACATACAACATAAAG GTCAAAAGCTATTCAAGTTGCTAACCGATAATGGTAATTGGATATTTGCATTTGTTTTCCTATTGTTGGCCATATTGATGGGCTTTCTTGTTCGTACTGTGGTAAGAATTCAgcaattaaaacaaaacaatcatcatgatgaacatATCATTAGAAAACGATATTCATTACCGATAACCAATTCTAACGACGATCAACCACAAGATAGAACGTTTGAATTAGAAATGATAACATctttacaacaacagcagcagcatcagcagcaacaacattgtTTAATTGAACATTTTGACCATTGTCCACTATATGATCGACAATTACAAACAATAATACAATCGCGAAACAATAGCCAACATGTCCATTTTAcatcgaatgataatgatgatgatgatggtaatgatggtgaacaATTCTTCAActatatggatgatgatgacaatcgaTGCCTTGAATTATTACAATATAGAAACggaaattttatcaaatccaaacaaacaaatccaactactgatgattgttcatcatcattggtcatTACATTGGTTtaa
- the LOC124498677 gene encoding equilibrative nucleobase transporter 1-like, with amino-acid sequence MTLSMDSKDFLPNNNEDDDDDQSSCNKKPMATTTTTATTTIDTTVNNQDEYQKAITPRPIRYFILISTIIESIIFSGLIFGWPALFYMLKNEQIYSHLCSSQNDDNDDGQLSILFDDNNDQFNNTTIDSIFFVDDTDNNKLNNNNGHNCIPQENILNMAFTIGIFSMGFTSFAWGFLLESKGLRFVRMALNFLISLGCFLLSITDSESSMQIIPAIIILGLVGVPLRIANMQIADFFPLKRSTIITLFSGAFSASPVIFVLIKYGYDNWSLSYFWATFTLFITSITLLPMNTFCLPRLSVRTREKALLKRFDEYRMKIEALDMEMNKKKPHFINRKMIKTVSDRIDEQESGKLLIQSIDGINNSDNDNNNNSKNGTSNNSKKPIIVNFSQYQREKEAARKPGLIKRIFKPVKVSGEENELPLRVSLLSVSFLMHQLWFSWINTYMVLYSGSMALWLDRVTDDDREKGLFTQTFGLVQVSALIIAPIAGDVLDRIVRRAKDVDDGNRRRLLQAQSGFGPILFTTLTLLGAVICRFFDTSIAVYTSIVFITILRALFIAVASAYLRVRYPACHFNRLNGIMCTIGAFFSLLQFPLFYFESKSDLGAFQVNLVCAILTVLCLLNPLSLRIGHLQQYLINKEQNYGQSLMMKSTKSSF; translated from the exons TCAAAAAGCAATAACACCACGTCCAATACGTTATTTTATACTCATATCGACAATAATTGAAAGCATAATTTTTTCCGGATTAATATTTGGTTGGCCAGCATTATTTTATATGcttaaaaatgaacaaatctATTCACATCTTTGTTCatcacaaaatgatgataatgatgatggacaacTGTCcatattatttgatgataataatgaccaGTTCAACAATACGaccattgattcaatttttttcgttgatgacaccgacaacaacaag ctaaataataacaatggcCATAATTGCATTCCACAAGAGAATATTTTAAACATGGCATTCACCATTGGTATATTCTCGATGGGTTTCACATCATTTGCATGGGGTTTTTTACTTGAATCCAAAGGATTACGTTTTGTACGAATGGCACTCAA ttttctcATTAGTCTAGGATGTTTTTTGCTTTCGATAACCGATTCAG aatcgtcCATGCAGATCATTCcggccattattattttaggTTTGGTGGGCGTTCCATTACGTATTGCAAATATGCAAATTGCAGATTTTTTCCCATTGAAAcgatcaacaataataacattgtTTAGTGGTGCATTCAGTGCTTCACCGGTAATATTTGTATTGATAAAATATGGCTACGATAATTGGTCATTGAGTTATTTTTGGGCTACATTCACTTTGTTCATAACAAGCATTACGTTGTTACCAATGAATACATTTTGTTTACCACGATTATCGGTTCGTACACGTGAAAAAGCATTGTTGAAACGATTTGATGaatatcgaatgaaaattgaagcCCTAGATAtggaaatgaacaaaaagaaacCACATTTTATTAATCgtaaaatgattaaaacCGTTTCCGATCGTATCGATGAACAAGAATCCGgtaaattattgattcaatcaatcgatggtATTAATAATAGcgataatgacaacaacaacaacagcaaaaacgGTACAAGTAACAATTCAAAAAAGCCTATAATTGTCAATTTTAGCCAATATCAACGAGAAAAAGAAGCTGCCCGTAAACCGGGACTAATTAAACGGATATTTAAACCGGTAAAAGTATCCGGTGAAGAAAATGAACTACCACTTCGTGTATCATTACTGTCTGTTTCATTTCTAATGCATCAGTTATGGTTTTCATGGATCAATACCTATATGGTTCTTTATTCTGGATCGATGGCATTATGGTTGGATCGTGTTACCGATGATGACCGCGAAAAAGGTCTATTCACACAGACATTTGGTTTGGTTCAAGTGAGTGCATTGATTATAGCACCAATTGCTGGCGATGTTCTTGATCGAATAGTGAGACGAGCTAAAgacgttgatgatggtaatcgTCGTCGTTTGTTACAAGCACAATCAGGTTTTGGTCCAATTCTGTTCACTACGCTAACATTGCTTGGAGCGGTAATTTGTAGATTTTTCGACACATCAATAGCCGTTTATACATCAATCGTATTCATTACCATATTACGTGCCTTATTCATTGCTGTTGCATCCGCTTATCTACGAGTACGATATCCGGCTTGTCATTTCAATCGACTAAATGGTATCATGTGTACTATTggtgcatttttttcactattacAATTCccgttattttattttgaatcaaaatctgATTTAGGAGCATTTCAG gTGAATTTAGTTTGTGCCATATTAACCGTTTTATGTTTATTGAATCCATTAAGTTTACGTATTGGTCATTTGCAACAATATCTCATCAATAAAGAACAAAATTATGGACaaagtttgatgatgaaatccacaaaatcatcattttga